One Roseofilum capinflatum BLCC-M114 DNA segment encodes these proteins:
- a CDS encoding Uma2 family endonuclease, with amino-acid sequence MATDVTTLLQLTTEIPLNTWLSAPWEEFVKQADAPESDQLKGYYYQGRMRFEPMSTGSDHSKDHTTIILSVGLFATLQGIPINGHDNCSYRRSGVSEFQPDASYYIGENADAIPWGTRVIDVEVYPLPSLAIEISDTSLGDDLGAKRLQYEELGIPEYWIVNVQEQEIIAFAIAPDHSSRRIRESQVLPGLRLEILEQALARSRQENQSATTAWLMEQFRA; translated from the coding sequence ATGGCTACTGACGTGACGACTCTATTGCAATTAACCACAGAAATCCCGTTAAATACTTGGCTCTCTGCTCCCTGGGAAGAGTTCGTGAAACAGGCTGATGCTCCAGAATCAGATCAGCTCAAAGGCTATTACTATCAGGGAAGAATGAGATTTGAACCCATGTCTACTGGCTCCGATCATTCTAAAGACCATACCACAATTATTCTTAGCGTTGGCTTATTTGCGACTCTTCAAGGTATCCCAATTAATGGCCATGATAATTGTTCCTATCGCCGATCGGGAGTGTCTGAATTTCAGCCAGATGCGTCCTATTACATTGGGGAAAATGCGGATGCGATTCCTTGGGGAACGAGGGTGATTGATGTAGAGGTGTATCCTTTGCCGAGTTTAGCGATCGAAATCTCGGATACCTCTCTAGGGGATGATTTGGGCGCGAAACGATTGCAATATGAGGAGTTAGGAATTCCCGAATATTGGATTGTGAATGTGCAAGAGCAGGAAATTATCGCTTTTGCGATCGCCCCCGATCACAGTTCCAGACGCATCCGCGAGTCGCAAGTATTACCGGGATTGCGCTTAGAAATTTTAGAGCAAGCCTTAGCGCGATCGCGTCAAGAAAATCAGTCAGCGACTACCGCTTGGTTAATGGAACAGTTCCGAGCTTAA
- a CDS encoding nucleotidyltransferase family protein, whose translation MRWQSNLEISLEAIADFCQRWQIVELSVFGSILRDDFNSNSDIDFLFTLSPDAHWGLFKLLEMQQELEKLVCRPVDFVSKRAIERSENWLRREEILGNAEIIYEVRSSNIT comes from the coding sequence ATGAGGTGGCAGTCTAATCTTGAGATCTCGTTAGAGGCGATCGCTGATTTTTGTCAGCGTTGGCAAATTGTTGAATTATCAGTCTTTGGTTCTATCTTGCGCGATGATTTTAACTCCAACAGCGATATCGATTTCTTATTCACCCTCTCTCCAGATGCTCATTGGGGACTATTTAAACTATTGGAGATGCAGCAGGAACTAGAGAAATTAGTGTGCAGACCGGTGGATTTTGTGAGTAAAAGGGCGATAGAGCGTAGCGAAAATTGGCTGCGACGTGAAGAAATTTTAGGAAATGCAGAGATTATCTATGAAGTCCGATCGTCAAACATTACTTGA
- a CDS encoding NAD(P)/FAD-dependent oxidoreductase, protein MTQILIIGAGVIGATIAYELSSVAEVEITVIDRTPGVQGCTSSALGVLMGCISQKTKGRAWQMRQTSIRRYDTLIPELEALCEREIPYNRQGILMLCSDEKQWQQKQKLAETRQKQGWDLQLWSRETLQERCPHLAVEGCLGAVYSPQDRQVHPQILTECLIQAAQMRGVQFEFGEEVVNLVAEDGRYRVQTASQQWQGDRVIIAAGLGSPFLAQYLQSPLDIRAVLGQAIAYEGAILGDPKFQPVITSGDVHLVPLEAGRYWVGATVEFPDEEGEVMADEQLLKGVMEAAIAFCPSLQHLNITQQWSGLRPRPHNQPAPILRQLPGYEQVWLATGHYRNGVLLAPATAQILRENMELT, encoded by the coding sequence ATGACGCAAATTTTGATTATTGGAGCGGGTGTAATTGGGGCAACGATCGCCTACGAACTCTCCTCTGTTGCAGAAGTTGAAATTACCGTCATCGATCGCACCCCTGGAGTGCAAGGCTGTACTAGCTCCGCCTTGGGAGTGCTGATGGGATGCATTAGCCAGAAAACTAAGGGTAGAGCCTGGCAAATGCGACAGACCAGTATTCGCCGCTATGATACCTTAATCCCCGAACTAGAAGCCCTCTGTGAGCGGGAAATTCCCTATAACCGCCAAGGGATTTTGATGCTCTGTAGCGATGAAAAACAGTGGCAGCAAAAACAGAAATTAGCCGAAACTCGCCAAAAACAAGGATGGGATCTGCAATTATGGAGTCGAGAAACCCTACAAGAACGGTGTCCCCATTTGGCGGTTGAGGGGTGTCTGGGAGCGGTGTATTCTCCCCAAGATCGCCAGGTTCATCCCCAAATTTTAACCGAATGTTTGATTCAGGCGGCTCAAATGCGGGGGGTGCAGTTTGAGTTTGGGGAAGAAGTGGTGAACCTGGTGGCGGAGGATGGGAGGTATCGGGTACAAACTGCATCTCAGCAATGGCAAGGCGATCGCGTGATTATTGCTGCGGGTTTGGGCAGTCCATTTCTCGCCCAATATTTGCAGAGTCCTCTAGATATTCGCGCGGTTTTGGGCCAGGCGATCGCCTATGAAGGGGCAATTTTAGGCGATCCGAAGTTTCAACCCGTGATTACCTCTGGTGATGTGCATCTCGTTCCGTTAGAAGCAGGTCGCTATTGGGTGGGCGCTACCGTAGAATTTCCCGACGAAGAAGGTGAGGTGATGGCAGATGAGCAGTTGCTTAAGGGGGTGATGGAAGCGGCGATCGCCTTTTGTCCCAGTCTCCAACATTTAAATATTACCCAGCAATGGTCAGGTTTACGCCCCCGTCCCCACAACCAACCCGCTCCCATTCTTCGTCAACTTCCCGGTTACGAGCAAGTCTGGTTAGCCACCGGCCATTATCGTAATGGAGTCTTACTCGCTCCAGCAACGGCCCAGATTCTCAGGGAGAATATGGAATTAACTTGA
- a CDS encoding type II toxin-antitoxin system PemK/MazF family toxin produces MNPKIHEIWLVAFPFSNLASYKLRPALVVAIHRQEAIILGIFSKTPDGDLPETWVLVSDEDKSFDPTGLKKTSLIRSDKIATVNEAVFQRKLGSLSPELIEQVNAALIKSLNL; encoded by the coding sequence ATGAATCCTAAAATTCATGAAATCTGGTTAGTGGCTTTTCCTTTTAGTAATCTCGCTAGTTATAAGCTCAGACCGGCATTAGTCGTTGCTATTCACCGGCAAGAAGCTATTATTTTAGGAATCTTCTCAAAAACGCCTGATGGTGACTTACCAGAAACGTGGGTATTAGTTTCTGACGAAGATAAAAGCTTTGATCCAACTGGACTCAAGAAGACTTCATTAATTAGATCCGATAAAATCGCCACAGTAAATGAAGCTGTTTTTCAAAGAAAGTTAGGTAGCTTATCACCAGAATTAATTGAACAGGTTAATGCAGCTTTAATAAAGTCACTTAATTTATGA